From the genome of Nicotiana sylvestris chromosome 1, ASM39365v2, whole genome shotgun sequence:
CTGCTCAATAAGCAAGTGTCAGCTAATGCTCGAATGAACATCCTTCTTAGAACCCTTGCCTATTCATCTGGGCCTTCCCTTTCCAATGCTCCCTAAATAGTGTCCCCGTCCCAAATGTCATTTTCTTAGTGTCTGTCCTCTGTTTTAGTTCTGATGATGTTTATGATTGGTATTTTTGttcttgctatttttattttatggatGTGTTTGGAATCAATGGAACTGTTCCCTACTTAATTATCCAAAATTAATGAAAGTTTTGTCCGATTGCTGTGTATGCCTTGTTCTTGTGCTCTGTGTGCACTCATGTGGCATAAGTTAATTAAAGCTAGACATTTTTTTGCTTAAATCCTGCTACTGatctttttatgatgccaaaaggggaaaaaaataattaagggGGAACATGATAAGGAACAGATTCAGGGGGAATACATGAAATGCGAATGTCATTCTGGTTCTTAGGGGGGAACTTGAattataagtttgtcatcatcaaaaagggaaaattgaTAGGTTATATGGATACCCctattatgttttgatgatctaacaaacttactgttaagaaccaaaTAAGGAATATGTTACACATCCTCAAGAACTTAAGATCAACAAGTCTCCAGTTGAGGACACGGCAAAACTCTTCACAGTCAATGAAACAACAGAGGGAACAAATAGCTATCAGTTCCCGTGGTGATTGTACAAGTCAACCCCCCCTCCACCCCAACTGTAAAGTTGTTGCCTGCACATGCAACAGTGCAAGAACAGTGTAACAATCAACTTTATGGGGAATGTCCTTTACCTAATTTGCTTGTATCATTCAAATGATGTCACAAATGAATTATTACAATCAAGCAAAGGTAAAACAAAATACTTGCATATTCAAGAATTGATCAAGCATTATCTCAAGTCATCTATCAATCTTGCAAGCGACTCTCaagggcatcaagaacaaagaacaacataaCAAAGGACCAGCTCCCTGTATCGAGTTATTACATGTCCTTAGTTGTGTTGCACCTTTGTTAAAGCACTccacttgtaattcctacttagcttagttagaagcattgtgtaggaaatctttataaatcataaacccttgtgtttgtgtcttggctagagttagtcgagttgtaagtctttgtaatagagttattacaaagtggcttgtaatagagttgttacaagttagtgagggattaagatgttaattcctaggttacaacaggttgtaatctaaagtttgctcagtagtgaagttgaaatcctacaagggtaggtcgtggttttgaTCCCGTGAGCtgggagttttccacgtaaaactccATTGTGTCGTTTACTTACTGCAATGTGCGTGTGTTCTGTGTGAACTAATAGAGAACATGGTTCTCaatatagtttggtggacccttagttTCTATCAATATATTGCTCCATTATTATTCCTAAATATTGTTATCTAACGGTACACATTTGGCGGTCATCACAAATACACTAGATATGTCATTTGGATATTACTATTGACTTAGATTAACCATTTCCTTCTGTAAATCTAATTATATAGAAACTTAGATCTAAGTTTTGGGTCGTACACCTATTCTTCTAAATATTTTCATTGCttctacctcctcctcctcctataCTACTCATACGCTAATTTGGAGCATACGAAGAAGTATGtgccaaaaaaataaaagttaaaatGTCTGGTATGGATTGTATGGTCCAATAATCGGTTAAACCTTCATAGGCCGCAAGCTGTCACTGTTCTGGATTTCATTACTAAGCTTGTCCACAAAATTGAATATGTTTTCTACACGTCAGATGGACTTGTGACCCATTAATATACGtggtttattttctttctttctaatttgttgttatatattttcgtGTGGTACATTTTGAGGCACAAACTTTGTTTGAAGTGGCATGATCTCTCTattcttttcatttttatttttctaagtTTCTGTTTTTGTCTGATAATCATATTATTCGGGTTAGTGTGTACGTGCTTTGATTAATTTCATAGGATATCACTATTTTTCTACTAGGACAGATACCAGATGATACTCTTAACGTTTGAATAGATAATAAGAAATTACCTAATATTTTTGTTTCTAGCGTTATGCTATGATTTGAATTGGATAGTGGATACACTATGATTTTTAATTCACTTTATTAATCATTAGGTCGCACGTTTGGGCGCTACTTATTTTATCAAAGTTTTTATTTGTTCTCTTCTTCCAACAGTTGCACTATTGATTATATATTGAAGAACTTAGAAAACCATGAGAAGAGTATTTATAAAAGGAAAACGCTCTAACATACAAAAGTAATATTAATTTCGCTAAGATTCTATATTTTATTGAacataaatatttttattatccaaaataataaaaatacgataATTGTCAATTCACGGATTTGAGGCTGGTGGAAACTGAGTGGGATATAAGATTGATTAAACAAATAAAAGTGATTCAGACTAAACTGGTAGAAAAACTATAGTTTTAAAATATTAACATTACCATTCATTTTTTTCTACGGCTGTTCAAAACAAGCAACTATTCGATATGCATTGTTAATCAACAAATGCAAGTCAATTGGGGAATTTTCTAGAAGTCAAATCCATGAACGTGAGTCGCATAATATGACCTAAGTCTAAATATTGGGAAAAGAAAAAACCTCAACCTAACCGTTTAGAGTATTGCCATTGATTTACAGCGTATAATTATACACTGTTTAGATTCCTATCTCATGTGTGTAATACCATAACTTGGAGTCATTGAAAGAAAATCTCATATTTTGTGTtaattttaatttgctttatacAACCTTTAATATATATTTACAAGAAAAACGGAGAGACGTTGGATCATGAGTGCCTTCGGAAAGTGGGGAAATGCACCCGTTAAGTTAGCATTCACCTTAATACTTTTTATTGAATTCCCAACGATTGTGTTTGGCAAATGGAAATGACTTAAAACATACTCCGAATATTTTTCGTTtctacttttttttttcctttttctttaaggATTTGATATCTGAAAAATTTGTACTGATTTCTATTAGCATAACATAATTCATTAAAGTAAAATGCTCTTATTCAAAAAATTCAGTTTCAACGTAAAACATATTTTGAAAGTTACAGTCGATGTTTAATCACATTCATTAGAGGGTACCCTGGGGAAGAGGGGGGAACTGGGACCCCCGTTATGATGGGGGAGGAGCATAAACTAAAAACTCGCCGTAAAATTCCATGTTTTCTTCGGCATCTCATTTAAGATATTCTCATCGCGGGTGTCGTGACGTAAACTCATTTCGCTCGCTCTTCCATTTTGTCTTTGTCGGCTACATACTTTGGGTCAATTCTATTTTCCTCCCCCATTCTTCTTATTAATGCTAAATGTGGTCACACCAACTTCTTGGGGGATTTGCATACCTCTACGAGTGTACAAAGACAGGATTGATtctatttttattaaaatcaaaccaaatcgaCTATATCGGTTTGAATTAGTTCGAGTTTATgggattttttaaattttttgttatttaaatattattttaattttacttTGTTAAAGTTATAAATAAAGTTTTGATAATATGTAGTAAAAAtggatatttataaatatattacctattaaaatattcttattaAAGAATTTTTAAGTAAcatatgatagttattttcttagtcgtgtGACAACAATTTTTTATGGATTTATGCTTTCAAGGTTAaccgaatttaataattaaacataaaaatcaatatgatacctaaataatgatatgttctattaattttaaataatcaaaataccattttaaattcgaaaaagatataaaaatttaatagttatattaaaaaataaagatATTGAGCCATTTCaataacacttgataagaaaacaatgatacaacccattatttaaaGTAAATTAAAATGGATGCACTTTATAGttctattaaatattatatcccaTGAGAGGATCCCAATATTTCTAGATATTTTTGTAAAGATAATTCTAtaaaaatcttaaaagtatatataaaaattatatatttatatatcgtttttttttactcaataccaaaacaaatcaaaccaaacccaaaattatattcatgtccaaacacaattttaattttcaaatactattttcacttgaattttttaatttttttttacaatttttatgtccaaacgcccacaaAGTGTGATTGATAAATGTATATTATTTGCTACTAATCTGGCAATTGATTATCCATTAGTGGTTTGtaaattacacataatatttGATTATGAAAAAAGATTACATATGTATGCACGTGCATACTCACACACATATATACATGTTTGTGTGTGTATGTATTATTCCAGATGTGTAATTGAATACATATACACGAATACTTATGCAGTGACTTTAAAGATATCTTAAAAAATATTACTGATTTTATAAATCCATTATAAttaaatttgaaaacaaaataGTCAATTCCAAATATTGACAACAGAACATGAATAAACATTGATAATGACTGTATTTTATATGTGTAAACATGCTGACATTATGTTTGAATACCCCAAATAGTTCATGTAGAATAAGGCCTTTATACTTGAGGATGCCATTTGAGATGAAATCATAATTTTGATctacttgaaatttgaaatttctcCAACTCCGAGTTACCTTTCTGATATCTAgtactaggggtgtacataggtcgggctGGTTCGGATTTAATaattatcaaaccaaaccaattgtgttgtattattaaatttaaagaccaaaccaaaccaataaaactcaggTTTTTCACTCTAGATTTTTCTCGGATTTTCGGGTTATTCGGGTTTTTTTcgataaaatcttcgtagaacaaaacatataaattatgttcagaatatttctttagtcctaataagatacaactatataaagtattttccaagaaaataatacaaaatatgagatatgtcatggtattatcctaaaatattcaacaataaagacaataaatttatataatataaatattgctataaaaagccataataaaaataaacataatttaagagtacaaagtcatgctaaaataagtaaactaataagggagtattaaatacatgactaaacgctaaagaaaaataaaaataggttatgcatttttatctaaattattgcaaaacaaaaaatagatattcaatacattctcgttCGCAGTATTGAAttaaatgtcttttgttagcattagtattgatttgattttggtttgggcttttgttagcactatttaatttactaatgttaatggctataaaacttattggaacattcaaaagttctaagtccaactttaaaataatacctcaaaaaataaaattatgaaatcttttaagaaatatttataaattacatcacaataagtatatttatatattaaatatatctaaaatttctatatatgtaatgtcgggttggtttggctttggtttgactttctttagtaaAAACCGAACCAAATCAATTATGGTCGGTTTTTTTccccaacaccaaaccaaatcaaaccaacccATAGTCGTTTTTTTTTTCCGGTTTAACTcgaattatcgggttggtgcggtttgtcggtttccgtTGTACACCCCTATCTAGTACGGTAGAAACAAATAATTGCGCGCAACAATCGCATTAATAAAGCCGCATCCACTTAGCTATAAATGTTGATTAGGTTTGATGAGGGGTAGATGTAGTGTGCTAATGACATGATCAATTGGACCCATAACGTTCGATGCAGAATacaaatttatatataaaaatttgttAAAATTATAAAAGTGATAGATATGAActtataactttaaaaatataatggatcAATGCTAACAAACTTAAAAATTAAACCAACAAAGTTTATATTTTGAATCCCCTCTAGATTTGACCCATTCACTTCCACCATTTAGTGTATTGACAAACTAGCAATGACATTTCCTAAGTAAAGAATTGTCATTTGCTCTccctctctttccttttttttcccctCCAAATGCATTTAcaggtatataaatatatgtacatTTCTATATGAAAATTTTGACCTTTAGTAGTAGTTCAACTTCATTATTTGTAATCAACTGAATCATTGAGCATATGTGTGTACTGTTAAATTTGATTCCCTATTAAAATGTAATTTCTTTGCATATGATATTTCTCTTAATAAACTTGCAACCATAATAATCATCTTACATTAATATGACACCACCATAATTATTATTTCACTTTTAACACGCAATAAAGAATTAATGAATTatctttaaatcaatttactcCAACAATAATGGTAAAACTAAAATATGGACATATGTGTATGTAGTCAGAGTGACTTGACTAAAACTAAAAACATATATTATACTTTCTAAATAAATGCATAAAAATCATTGTTACTCGTCTTTTAATTAAATGTGGTCCTTATGTGCATGCATAAGCAACATTCTAAGTGGACGTTCGGACATAAGAATTAtaaaatttcgaaaaaagtaaaaaaatatttaagtgaaaatggtatttgaaaatttagagttgtgtttggacatgaattttATGAGTGATATGAGTTGTGTTTcgatataattttgggttgtttttgaattttttgagtgatttgagtgaacaTTTTTGGAAacagttttttggagttttttaaattttcgaaaaattttaaaattcatcTTTGAATGAAAATTGacaattttatggccaaacaatgatttcgaaaaaagtaaaaatattttcgaaaaaaatgaaaaaaaattcatGGCCGTTTCTAAGTATGAAGTATAAACATTTGTACTCCAATAATATGTGACTGCTTTTCACATTACTTTATATGTCTATCTAATGATTGGAATTCTGCTAAACTAAGATTGAGATAAATTTAAAACTTAAGTAGTACAAATTTTGATGTACATCTTTGTTGTCATTCCTACAGGTACAAAATGACATTTCTAAGTTAATTTCTTACTGTCAATTTCactttattaattaaaattaccaaatatatcatattaatggaagaaaagaacaaaagcaTCTCGAGCCAACGAATTAAGTAGCAAAACAACACAGTTATAGATTGTAACTTTCTATGATTAGCATATTTGTTATACTATTTAATTGGAGTTTTTACCCAAAATTAGTGGGATGCAAATGACACTTTCTAAAAAGTCGTTGGTCAAATGCAAAAATTAGAAAACATTTGGATTGGCTTGCACCGCAGTTAAcaatgaagagagagagagaacagaaatagaagtagaagtagaaataGAGAAAATACAAAGACAAAAAGGAAATAGAgcgagagagaggagagagagagagagaggaaagggAACCGTCTGATAGTCAAACCCAATACACCAACATCAACACCAAAAAGTTCTCGCCGGTGTTATCTCCTCAGGTTTTCCGGTGAACTGTTCCTGATATTCATGCTTTATCTGATCATCAAATTACGTCAGCGCTCGGCTGTAGCGGCGGCGGTGGACGGTGGCGGCGGAGTAAGCGCTGGAGGACTGAAAGAAGTTGAAGTGGTTGATTCTTCTTTCCGGTGGTTACTTGCTGGTTACCAGTGAGAGATTCTAGATTTCGTATTTGATTATATATTATGAAGAAAAGCCAAAacatcagcagcagcaacagtaataataataaaaataaggtgAAGAATGGGACAAATACCAATGGATTTATCCCCAATTCTCTCAAGTTCATCTCATCTTGCATCAAAACGGTGTCGACTAATGTCCGCTCCGCCGGTGCCTCCGTCACCGGTTCCGTCTCCGATGATCACCGCAAAGACCAGGTCCCTTTCGGTTTTCTTCATTCATTTTATGCTTTTGAGTGTTGATCATTTCATTCTTATAGTTGATTTATGCTAGTCAGTTGATTTTGGCGAGTTAGGATGAGGATTCAAGTTATAGATTTGTTAGAAGGTTGAAAACACCTATTCCAAATTATTATTCTCACTTTGTACTGTGTGTTATTATCTACTCATTAGGTATTTGGATAGCATTGTGTGTAGCAGAATTGGCTCAGAAACTACATTTGGTATTAAAATTGAGATCATTTACACTGAGAGTTCAACTGAAATTTTTTGGACAATGCTATGTAGATAGAAATGTGGATGTTTATGAAAAAAAGAAGACATATTTGATGTCTAAAAAAATTGAACTCTAGAACCAAGGTTATGTGGCATCACGGCCGAAGTACTGGAGCTTGAAATGGATGTGGTACTGCATACTGCCCCTActcttttaattttgttttctcgaagagtgtgttACATTACTACGGAAAGTGAGATTAAATGATTGTGAGTGCATTTTAACTGTGCAACATGATTAGATGTTTAGGTTCCTACTTCCTAGCCTTTATTTGGACTTGATTTATGCTATGCTAAGTTGGCAGGGAGATAATTCACCCCATAGTGTTcatttttttttgatgaagtaattCACCCCAAAGTGTTTATACATTTCAGTTGTTTCTAGGATCAAACCATAATCGTTTTATTAATTCTTTGGGTAGACTGGACAATTCCCTCTTCTTTTGATTATGTAGAAGATCTATTAGGCACATTGCATTTCAATTTAAGTTTCTTCTTTTCATCTTCTGAGATGAATTTTAATTGGAGAAACATGGTCAATGTGAACAACTTATTTGTGAATGAggtgtagttgttgttgtatattaaaAATCTGGTGTGCTTTGAGGACCGTCCCCATCTTTATGTTTATAGACCCGTCCGTAACTAAATCCCTTCTAGTAATGGTATTTCACAGGTGCAATGCTTTTGTTGTCCCGTTTCATCCCTGGGAAGGGAAAATGCTAAAGGAGAAGGGgcccttggggggggggggttaatatAGGCATGATTCTCAGTTATAAACTTACAGCCTGTTACTTGGAATTGTCATCACCATCTAATAAAATGTGATTGAAGTTCTTGAGTTTTTGGATGCCAACGTGATTACTAAATTCTCATTAGGGTAAAGGATACATAACCATCACCATGCGCCTCATGAGGTTTCCCTAGGGATCATGTGTAGTTAAGCTGTTGCAACTTGGAACTGTGGAATGCGAGGAATACAATTTTGGGCTCAAATTTTGAACTACTAATGGTATATAATTAATTTTCCATTGTATCAAAAGAAAACATTTGCATCTTTATTGAGTTCCATTTTTTTACTCAATTTGGTTCTAGGATAAAAAAGTGGCCATTTACTTTATAAAAAGAGATAAAAAGGTGACACTACTTTGTTAGTCTAGGACATCTCGTCGCCATATAAGCTCTATGCTTCCTTTAGTGGGTTTGTTGTAGGATTAACAGCAAAATTTTACTACTCCTATATTTACTTTTTTTGGGTGTAAAATCTCCAAGTAATCAGTGCTATTAGTGTTCTAATTTTATTGATTATGGAACTATGTAGCAGATTGTaatttaatccatatataaagATTTGTGTCGTGCTTTCTGTTTTTTAAGCTCGAAGCAGTTCATAGTCTTTTACTCTTATTTTTTCTGCATCTTTAAATTTAGACAACTGACTATGGGATCAAACAAGATCTCCTATGCAGCAGCTTCCTAGTCTCAGCTTCCATCTCTTCTTCGTAAGGAAGACCACCATAGGAATCCCACATATAGGAGAGATAATGGGGCGGAAAAATGTTACTTGTGCTATTTATCTTCAGTTCTTGTCAGGTCTTATATAAGAAATCTTCAGTTCTTGTCAGCCAAGGAATCTAGGGATGGGGTTGATAACTTGATTAGTATTAATGTACTTCATTTCCCTTCGCTTATTGGCTCGCTCGAGAAAAGTTCATCTAATTAATTTGGTCCTTGTTTCTCCTCTGACCTCCCCCCACCCTCATAAACTACTGCtcaacagaaaagaagaaaattgaagaaaaaatatTAGATGAAGGGTAAACTTTGGTTTGTGGTTTACAACTGCAGGGATTTGGAAAAGATTCGATGTTGATTGTTATATTTGTTAGCAAAGTGCCTTGGTTCTGGACATCTTTAGATACTCAAGTGAAGTAAGATATTCCGACTGTATTCTGATATGGAATATTGTAGTCTTTTCTGCTTCACCGCATCATAACTTTTCTAGGTTGTCGGTATAGGACGTACATATGATCTGACTGAATGTTATTGGCTCGTTCTTTTCTGGCCAAACAGGTTTTATGGGCTTGCTTTGACAGACTAGAGCTTGGGTTGTCTTCTTTCAAACGAGTGCTCCTTATTGGTTACTCTGATGGATTTCAAGTCCTGGATGTTGAAGATGCTTCAAATGTTTGTGAACTAGTTTCGAGGCGCGATGATCCAGTAACTTTTCTACAGATGCAACCTATCCCTGCAAAATCTGATGGTCGTGAAGGATATAAGAAATCGCATCCCTTGCTCTTGGTTGTGGCATGTGATGATAGTGCAGATTCAGCTTCAGTTCAAACTGGGAGGGATGGTTTCATTGAGCCTCAGGGAGGAAGCATTATACACTCACCTACAGCTGTACGTTTTTACTCTTTAAGGTCCCACAGCTATGTTCATGTTTTGCGATTCCGCTCTACTGTGTATATGGTTAGATGCAGTCCGAAGGTAGTGGCTGTTGGTCTTGCAGCACAGGTAAACATCTTGTAATTTTTATAGTGATGGTTTATGCCTTTATCCATAAATTTGAGAATTACACTGAAGATTTTGTGCTCCCTTGTATGTTTGATGTGTTGGCAGATATATTGTTTTGATGCTCTTACCTTAGAGAACAAGTTTAGCGTGCTCACATATCCTGTGCCTCAGTTGGGTGGCCAAGGTGTGACTGGGGTCAACATTGGCTACGGTCCCATGGCTGTAGGACCGAGATGGTTAGCATATGCTTCAAATAATCCGCTGTTGTCAAACACAGGGCGCTTGAGTCCCCAAAGTCTTAGTCCTTCTCCAGGTGTTAGCCCTTCTACTTCACCTGGTAACGGAAATCTGGTAGCTAGGTATGCCATGGAATCAAGCAAACATCTAGCTGCTGGATTGATCAATCTTGGGGACATGGGATACAAAACTTTGTCAAAATACTGTCATGAACTTCTTCCTGACGGGAGTAATTCACCAGTGTCAACAAGTGCTAGCTGGAAAGTTGGGAGGGTTCCAGCACATTCATCTGAAACAGATGCCGCGGGCATGGTATATTCTACTTAAAGCTTGTTTGTATTATCAAGATGCTTATGAAATTAACTTAATTGAGAAGTTCTGTTGAAAATGAAACCAAGCTTCATAAGGAAAGGGAAGGAAGGGCTTCATGTTTCAAGTTTGTTGACTGTTATACAGCTATTTTTCGCTGTTCTGCTGATTTTGACATTTTTGATGGCCATATCTCCAAAAGATTAAATTGTGTACAGTTGAGGACAGGATATCTGCTATTCGTGCATGTTTACAGCTCATCGAATCTTTTCATTTGCTGGTTTTATCTCACACTTTATGATTTCATTTGTTGCTGGTGCATCAGATATTCCTAGTTCAGCGTGATGCCAGGCATAAATATTCAGTGAATTATCTTCATCCTTAATTTGGCGCTATAGTTGAGCTCTTGAACCTGTTGGATCCTCTTTGTAATCGGCAATTAAATCGAATGAAGCGTAATAAGTGCAATATTATTCCTACTTTGTTCCCTCCTAACCCCAGAGCTTTGGTTCAATGGTAAAAGTTGTATGCGAGATATGTGGTAAGTACACGTCACAAGGTTGAAACCAAATAAAGTCtgtaagtggagaagggtagggGGCTGGTCCATCATATAGCAAGTTTCTAAGGGGGAAACAACGTTTTCTCGTTTATTAAGCAAATTATTACTGTCATAAAACAAGTTGAATGTTAAATTTTACTTTTTCGACTATCCAAAATTAAGCTCTATTATCCTAAGTAGCATACTACAACCCGATATCAGAGGACAACTAGAGCAAGCAATATGTTActccctccctctctctctctctcgctctctctctctctcttaaatgtgaaTAGTTTGTTGTCCAGATGTTCCATACTAAGCATTAACCAACTGTTTATAGCTCCTAAGTTGATGATTGTGCTACATGCAATTTTGACAGAGAGTAACTGTGGCAGAGCAGTTATGGTGATGATGAGAACTGAATTTTCCTGCCAACTTTTCTGCTGCAGGTTGTTATTAAAGATTTTGTTTCTAGAGCAGTTATTTCACAATTCAGGGCGCATTCCAGTCCTATATCTGCTCTGTGTTTTGACCCTAGTGGCACTCTTCTTGTAACTGCCTCTACACGTGGGAATAATATAAACATATTTCGCATTGTACCTTCTTGCTCACCAAATGGAGCAGGCAGCCAAAGCAGCGATTGGAAAGCTTCACATGTCCACCTCTACAAGCTTCATCGGGGTGTGACTCCAGCTGTGCGTATCTGTTTGCAGTGTTTTTCTTTGATATTCAATACTGAGTTTGTCTCTTTATAATGATTATGATTATACAATTCTCTTAAAATCTGAATTTGAATAGGTGATACAAGACATTTGTTTTAGTCACTACAGTCAGTGGGTAGCTATTATTTCTTCCAGGGGAACTTGCCATCTTTTTGTCCTATCCCCTTTTGGTGGTGAGACTGGTCTTCAACTACAAAATTCTCATGTTGATGGACCCATACTTCTACCTATTCTTTCGGGACCATGGTGGTCTACATCATCTTTCATGGTCAATCAGCAGTCTTTTGCGCCAGCGCCAGCACCTATCACTCTCTCTGTGGTCAACAGGATAAAGAATGTGAATTCAGGTTGGCTAAATACAGTGAGCAATGCCGCATCTTCTGCAGCCGGAAAGGTTTCTGTGCCTTCTGGTGTTCTTGCTGCTGTTTTTCATAGTTCTGTACGCCGGGAACAACCTGCTCCGCAAAACTTCAATCCGTTGGAGCATCTTTTGGCTTATACTCCATCTGGTCACTTAATTCAATATGAGTTGATGCCCTCATTTGGTGGAGAACAGGGTGACGCGTATCTGAGAACCGGGACTTCATCAGTAGTTCAAATGCAAGAGGATGACGCTGGGGTGAAAGTTGACTCCATTCAGTGGTGGGATGTTTGTCGAAGAGCTGATTGGCCTGAAAGAGAGGAATGTATTCATGGCATTACTATAGGTGGCCGTGAAGTAACAGACATTGTCATGGGAGATTCTCTTTCTGAAGATGATGATACGGGTGAAAAGGATTCTGCTAAGCTATGTGACCGGTCCCATTGGTACCTTTCCAATGCTGAGGTGCAGTTGAAGTCTGGGAGGATACCTGTTTGGCAAAAGTCCAAGGTTGTTATCATCTCTTGTGGAAATTGTCTGGTTCCTCTAATACTTTTGAATATATGTACTGATATTATTTGTATCTGTTCTAGATATACTTCTGTACCATGAGTCTTTCTGGATACGAAGAGCAGGATCTCTCTAGAAGTTTTTCTGCTGGGGAGATTGAGATTGAGAAGATTCCTGTCAATGAGGTCGAAATAAGGCGTAAAGATCTACTGCCTGTGTTTGACCATTTCCACAGAATTCCATCAAAATGGTCTGATGATAGGTAATGCAATAGTTATTATGGATCCTTTGCTCATTTTGTAGCACTGAGACTTTTATGTTCGTAAAGGTTGAATTGATCCAGACCAAATGAGATAGGGTG
Proteins encoded in this window:
- the LOC104213487 gene encoding autophagy-related protein 18h-like — encoded protein: MKKSQNISSSNSNNNKNKVKNGTNTNGFIPNSLKFISSCIKTVSTNVRSAGASVTGSVSDDHRKDQVLWACFDRLELGLSSFKRVLLIGYSDGFQVLDVEDASNVCELVSRRDDPVTFLQMQPIPAKSDGREGYKKSHPLLLVVACDDSADSASVQTGRDGFIEPQGGSIIHSPTAVRFYSLRSHSYVHVLRFRSTVYMVRCSPKVVAVGLAAQIYCFDALTLENKFSVLTYPVPQLGGQGVTGVNIGYGPMAVGPRWLAYASNNPLLSNTGRLSPQSLSPSPGVSPSTSPGNGNLVARYAMESSKHLAAGLINLGDMGYKTLSKYCHELLPDGSNSPVSTSASWKVGRVPAHSSETDAAGMVVIKDFVSRAVISQFRAHSSPISALCFDPSGTLLVTASTRGNNINIFRIVPSCSPNGAGSQSSDWKASHVHLYKLHRGVTPAVIQDICFSHYSQWVAIISSRGTCHLFVLSPFGGETGLQLQNSHVDGPILLPILSGPWWSTSSFMVNQQSFAPAPAPITLSVVNRIKNVNSGWLNTVSNAASSAAGKVSVPSGVLAAVFHSSVRREQPAPQNFNPLEHLLAYTPSGHLIQYELMPSFGGEQGDAYLRTGTSSVVQMQEDDAGVKVDSIQWWDVCRRADWPEREECIHGITIGGREVTDIVMGDSLSEDDDTGEKDSAKLCDRSHWYLSNAEVQLKSGRIPVWQKSKIYFCTMSLSGYEEQDLSRSFSAGEIEIEKIPVNEVEIRRKDLLPVFDHFHRIPSKWSDDSSAMGKEKSGDTTTGIARADSLSEKSFPSGSSQVPGLHEVGVGPISYPCIELSMEENDGLRSSSYTVAPQVSNKVQAGLESSPNILCSVEESYVLNSQSPPKIESFSTRGISAREVQSSNSVVTSEASNSSSNRSDMSMNIIDEQTVHEDICDPVDFGQFFQEGYCKASTNNKLNEVNELVADMDSSSSPCDKEKPDDDGESDDMLGGVFDFSEEG